A window of Rhodospirillaceae bacterium contains these coding sequences:
- a CDS encoding ABC transporter permease produces the protein MITDFFDIITSLSASTVRLSIPLILAAMAGMMSERSGIVNVGLEGKMLLSAFAAAATASITNDAWLGLLAGIAVAVLLSLLHGLACITYNGNQVVSGMAINILAAGLAPTLANAWFKQGGQTPILSAEGRHGPINLPGTETIGDIPVISNIYKYLISGHSVLVYITLAIPFLMAWILYSTRFGLRLRAAGENPHALDTAGVSVSAVRYRGQIACGILCGIAGAYLATAQNAAFSQNMTAGRGYLALAALIFGRWRPKPTLLACFLFAFTDAIQIRLQGTYIPGIGIIPVQMIQALPYLLTVLLLAGFIGKSEAPKALGIPFVKDR, from the coding sequence ATGATCACCGATTTTTTTGATATTATCACTTCCTTATCAGCATCCACCGTCCGTTTATCTATTCCTCTGATCCTGGCCGCGATGGCCGGGATGATGTCTGAGCGATCTGGAATCGTCAATGTAGGGTTGGAGGGGAAAATGCTTCTATCCGCCTTTGCCGCCGCCGCCACTGCCTCCATTACCAATGATGCTTGGCTGGGATTGCTCGCAGGTATTGCCGTTGCTGTCCTATTGTCTCTGTTACATGGATTGGCTTGCATTACCTATAACGGCAACCAGGTAGTATCGGGGATGGCCATCAATATTTTAGCAGCAGGATTAGCGCCAACCCTTGCCAATGCGTGGTTTAAGCAAGGCGGGCAAACCCCCATATTATCGGCGGAAGGCCGTCATGGACCCATCAACTTACCCGGCACCGAAACAATCGGCGATATCCCGGTGATTAGCAATATATATAAGTACCTCATCAGCGGCCATAGCGTTTTGGTTTATATTACCTTGGCTATCCCTTTCCTGATGGCTTGGATTTTATATTCAACCCGTTTTGGCTTGCGCTTAAGAGCTGCTGGGGAAAATCCCCATGCCCTGGATACCGCTGGCGTTTCGGTTAGCGCCGTCAGGTATCGGGGCCAAATCGCTTGCGGTATTTTATGCGGTATCGCTGGGGCTTATTTAGCAACCGCCCAAAACGCTGCTTTTTCGCAAAATATGACGGCCGGGCGCGGGTATCTTGCCTTGGCCGCCCTTATTTTTGGCCGTTGGCGACCGAAGCCAACTTTGCTCGCCTGTTTCTTATTTGCTTTTACCGATGCCATCCAAATTCGGTTGCAAGGCACCTATATCCCTGGCATTGGGATTATCCCGGTGCAGATGATCCAAGCGTTACCCTATTTATTAACAGTGCTGTTGCTGGCCGGTTTTATCGGCAAATCTGAGGCCCCGAAAGCCCTTGGTATCCCTTTTGTGAAAGACCGTTAA
- the deoC gene encoding deoxyribose-phosphate aldolase: MMNLLAAARAVREQAYAPYSLFRVGVALRAVSGKVYVGANVENAAYPQGQCAEASAIGQMIAHGEKEIAELLVFAHGHEICSPCGGCRQRIREFATKSTMIYLANPAGIQQQLKFQDLLPLSFGPDIMNGKSGKPHPAIALMDLTSLNDDDNPEKIQALCKRAVSPLGPVAAVCIFPRFLTTAKKILPFSMIRLATVVNFPKGNLEQDQIIPSTTTALQDGAEEIDLVIPYHLYLTKPSLAARQKNQKLVAAVKEKCGPGRLLKVILETGMLQETALIELAAQDCVDAGADFLKTSTGKTPIGATLPAVETLLKIIRKTFEKDSRMLGCKVSGGVRTAQDADAYLELAERMMGKGWANPATFRFGASSLLDHLLSLPPKPTAGDY; encoded by the coding sequence ATGATGAATTTACTCGCTGCCGCTAGGGCCGTGCGGGAACAGGCTTATGCCCCTTATTCCCTATTTCGGGTAGGGGTTGCCTTGCGGGCCGTCAGCGGCAAAGTTTATGTGGGCGCCAATGTTGAAAATGCGGCTTACCCCCAGGGGCAATGTGCAGAAGCCAGCGCCATTGGCCAAATGATCGCCCACGGCGAAAAAGAAATTGCCGAATTGCTGGTATTTGCCCATGGTCACGAGATTTGCTCGCCTTGCGGCGGCTGCCGCCAACGCATCCGGGAATTTGCAACCAAAAGTACCATGATTTATTTGGCGAACCCAGCGGGCATCCAGCAGCAACTAAAATTTCAAGATCTATTACCACTATCCTTCGGGCCGGATATTATGAACGGGAAATCAGGAAAACCCCACCCAGCCATTGCCTTAATGGATTTAACCAGCTTGAATGATGACGACAACCCTGAAAAAATCCAAGCATTATGCAAGCGGGCGGTGAGCCCACTAGGGCCAGTGGCTGCTGTGTGCATCTTCCCCCGTTTTTTAACAACTGCTAAAAAAATCTTGCCGTTTTCGATGATACGCTTGGCAACCGTTGTCAATTTCCCCAAGGGCAATTTGGAACAGGATCAAATTATCCCAAGCACAACAACCGCCCTTCAGGATGGGGCGGAAGAAATTGATTTGGTGATCCCTTACCATCTTTATCTCACCAAACCCTCACTTGCCGCGCGCCAGAAAAACCAGAAATTGGTGGCAGCTGTCAAGGAAAAATGCGGGCCTGGACGTTTACTTAAAGTCATTTTAGAAACAGGAATGTTGCAAGAAACCGCCCTGATTGAATTAGCCGCGCAGGATTGCGTGGACGCTGGCGCTGATTTCTTGAAAACTTCAACCGGTAAAACCCCTATCGGGGCCACCTTACCTGCCGTTGAAACTTTATTAAAAATCATCCGCAAAACCTTTGAAAAAGACAGTCGGATGCTAGGATGCAAGGTTTCAGGCGGGGTACGTACGGCACAGGATGCCGATGCTTATCTGGAATTGGCGGAGCGGATGATGGGCAAAGGCTGGGCTAATCCTGCCACTTTCCGTTTTGGTGCCAGTTCTTTATTAGATCATTTATTGTCTTTACCCCCCAAACCAACAGCAGGAGATTATTAA
- a CDS encoding phosphopentomutase, with protein sequence MPRAFLLVMDSFGIGAADDAAEYGDVGANTFGHIAESCAAGKANKPGVRQGSLQLPTLSALGLFHAAAEASGNIIKGAPLPAKTIGSYGFAAEKSLGKDTPSGHWEMAGVPVMKDWGYFPHTVPCFPEWLTQQLITQGGLPGILGNRHASGTVIIDEWGAEHMATGKPIIYTSADSVLQIAAHETTFGLARLYALCDLARKLVDKLNIGRVIARPFLGNPGSFKRTANRRDLATPPPEPTLLDFLLQNKRQVFGIGKIPDIFAHQGFTHKAKGDGNSQLFEETFKAQQQAANGSLTFTNFVDFDMLYGHRRDVVGYAKALEQLDHQLLDFMVDMQPDDLAIISADHGCDPTWQGTDHTREFVPVLAFGPRVKSVNLGKRRTFADIGQTIAEHLGIAPLKRGTSFLSQILA encoded by the coding sequence ATGCCGCGGGCTTTTTTACTCGTCATGGATTCATTTGGTATTGGCGCTGCGGATGATGCCGCGGAATACGGGGATGTGGGCGCCAACACTTTTGGCCATATTGCCGAGTCTTGTGCCGCTGGCAAGGCTAATAAGCCGGGTGTTAGGCAAGGATCGTTGCAATTGCCAACCCTCTCTGCCTTAGGCCTTTTCCATGCCGCCGCGGAAGCATCGGGCAATATCATCAAAGGTGCCCCCTTACCTGCAAAAACCATTGGTTCTTACGGTTTTGCCGCCGAAAAAAGCCTGGGCAAGGACACGCCCAGCGGCCATTGGGAAATGGCTGGCGTGCCGGTCATGAAGGATTGGGGATATTTCCCCCACACTGTCCCCTGTTTTCCCGAATGGCTGACCCAACAATTGATTACCCAAGGGGGGTTACCTGGTATCCTGGGTAACCGCCATGCCTCTGGCACCGTGATTATTGATGAATGGGGGGCGGAGCATATGGCAACCGGTAAGCCGATCATCTATACCTCCGCCGACAGCGTTTTGCAAATTGCCGCCCATGAAACCACTTTTGGCTTGGCTAGGTTATATGCCCTTTGTGATTTGGCCCGAAAATTGGTGGATAAATTAAATATCGGGCGAGTGATTGCGCGCCCGTTCCTAGGCAATCCTGGCAGTTTTAAGCGCACCGCCAACCGCCGGGACTTGGCAACGCCACCACCTGAACCAACTTTGCTGGATTTTTTATTGCAAAATAAAAGGCAGGTTTTTGGGATTGGCAAAATCCCCGATATTTTTGCCCATCAAGGCTTTACCCATAAAGCCAAGGGTGATGGCAACAGCCAATTATTTGAGGAAACTTTCAAAGCCCAGCAGCAAGCGGCGAACGGCAGTTTAACCTTCACTAATTTTGTGGATTTTGACATGTTGTACGGCCATCGGCGCGATGTGGTGGGCTATGCCAAAGCACTTGAGCAGTTGGATCACCAATTGCTCGATTTCATGGTCGATATGCAGCCCGATGATTTGGCAATCATCAGCGCGGATCATGGCTGTGACCCAACCTGGCAAGGTACTGACCACACACGGGAGTTTGTGCCTGTCCTGGCATTCGGCCCGCGCGTGAAATCGGTTAATCTGGGCAAGCGCCGTACTTTTGCCGACATTGGCCAAACCATTGCCGAACATTTGGGCATTGCGCCACTCAAACGCGGCACGTCCTTCTTATCCCAAATCCTGGCTTAA
- the deoA gene encoding thymidine phosphorylase — protein sequence MLFPQEIIYRKREGKTLTAEEINFMVTGLLKNEVTDSQISALAMAIFFRGMTAEECGNLTKSMTASGKMMEWPKADFHGPILDKHSTGGVGDKVSLMLAPMVAACGGFVPMISGRSLGHTGGTLDKLQAIPGYNAQPNPLLLQKTLKQAGCAIIGQTDDLAPADRRIYAIRDITGTVESIPLITASILSKKLAAGLQGLVMDVKWGNAAFMADASSAKTLAISLIRTAKAAGLPTRALITDMNQPLGLSAGNSVEMIETIQYLTGNPRDPRLHAVVLALGIDMLLLGKLAHNADEARQKLQKSLDSGQAAEIFQKMVGLLGGPTDLLKNYQKYLAVAKIIKPVPAPISGYIHSIDTRQLGIVIMMLGGGRIKPQDVIDPAVGLTHIQGVGMKISKNDPLLMIHASSQSQADQAAVDVQKAYMISQQPSHPPALIVERLLEDI from the coding sequence ATGTTATTTCCGCAAGAAATCATTTACCGTAAACGGGAGGGAAAAACCCTAACCGCCGAAGAAATTAATTTTATGGTTACCGGTTTGCTGAAAAACGAGGTAACTGACAGCCAAATATCTGCCTTGGCCATGGCGATATTTTTCCGCGGCATGACAGCAGAAGAATGCGGGAATTTAACAAAATCCATGACCGCCTCCGGCAAAATGATGGAGTGGCCAAAGGCGGATTTTCATGGCCCCATACTCGATAAACATTCAACCGGGGGGGTTGGCGACAAAGTCAGTTTAATGCTAGCCCCCATGGTTGCGGCGTGCGGCGGATTTGTGCCCATGATTTCCGGTCGTTCCTTAGGCCATACCGGCGGCACTTTGGATAAATTGCAAGCAATTCCCGGATATAATGCCCAACCCAACCCCTTATTGCTGCAAAAAACCTTGAAACAAGCCGGATGTGCCATCATCGGCCAAACCGATGATCTGGCGCCAGCCGACCGCCGCATTTACGCCATTCGTGATATTACAGGAACCGTTGAATCAATCCCGTTAATTACAGCTTCCATCCTATCTAAAAAACTGGCGGCAGGCCTACAAGGTTTAGTGATGGATGTGAAATGGGGCAATGCCGCCTTCATGGCTGATGCCTCATCTGCCAAAACCCTAGCCATTAGTTTGATCCGCACAGCCAAAGCTGCAGGATTGCCCACCCGCGCTTTGATTACCGACATGAACCAACCGTTAGGGCTAAGTGCTGGCAACAGCGTTGAGATGATCGAAACCATCCAGTATTTAACCGGCAATCCGCGCGATCCCCGCTTACATGCCGTGGTGCTGGCTTTGGGGATTGATATGTTACTCTTGGGGAAATTGGCACATAACGCCGATGAGGCGCGGCAAAAACTGCAGAAAAGTTTAGATAGCGGCCAAGCGGCAGAAATTTTCCAGAAAATGGTGGGCTTATTAGGCGGGCCAACCGATTTACTGAAAAACTACCAAAAATACCTGGCAGTTGCCAAAATCATAAAACCTGTTCCCGCCCCTATCAGCGGCTACATCCACAGCATCGATACCAGACAATTGGGGATTGTTATCATGATGCTGGGCGGTGGACGCATAAAACCCCAAGACGTTATTGACCCGGCCGTTGGATTAACCCATATTCAAGGGGTGGGTATGAAAATCAGTAAAAATGACCCCTTATTGATGATCCATGCCAGCAGCCAAAGCCAGGCTGATCAAGCCGCCGTTGACGTGCAAAAGGCCTATATGATCAGCCAGCAACCTTCCCATCCACCTGCTTTGATTGTGGAACGTTTATTAGAGGATATTTAA